The Thamnophis elegans isolate rThaEle1 chromosome Z, rThaEle1.pri, whole genome shotgun sequence DNA window AAAAATAAGGCATACCAGAGCAATATGTTTCAATTCCTCAAAATCACCTACTCAAAATACACAGAAAATTGCACTGGGAAATGCAGAATGGAATCCCCAACAACCACAGTATTTGTGTCAAAGCATAAGCACAAAAAGACAAATTTCTAGCCTTTATAATTATAAAGATGTTAGGAATCCAACGTGGACCCTCAAAAATTCAAGCATGGCAAAATAATATTTGCAGTGAGATACAGGGAAATTTGAATTTGTATAACTTCTTAATGTTAGAGATAGGCTAGAAAAGAGAAGGGGGACACTTCAACATATCTTTCTGAGAATTCCTTCAGACTTTACTCCCCATATATTAACTGTTGTATTGCTTTCCTGGGAAAGATCTTGAGCATAACTATACTGGTTGTCCTCCTTTTTGGAGAAGGACCAAATGATTCTCATGGATCTCATAGCTGTCATTCTTGTTGATGCTATTTGTGTTTTCATTATACAGATTCAGTAAATcatataattaatatttaaatgaCCTCACATCTTCTTACCATCTAGGGTAAATCCATATCTCTTGGTGACCATATCTCATTTTGACAAAAATGACTACTTTGGTTTTAGAATAGTTTTCTGTCAGTAAGTGCCAAACTTTGTCACGATTCTTTTAATTCCAATTAATGATGTTGATATGAATGTTCACTGCATATAGTAATATAGGGGCCTTTCTGGTTTCAATTGATAGGGCATGAAAGGAAAGATTGTTAAACTCTTCTAcaatattgtttatttaaaaattaaagatgaagAGGTCCAATATAAAGCCCGGCAGATACCCTTTGTAgttttaatctgatttattaGGGAGCCATTGTGATTTACCCATACTTGCATGTAAGTGTCTTCACAtgatgtatatattatataatctttccctttatttattgtaTTAGATGGTAAATCAATAAATGTTGCATATAAATATTTTGAGGGCCCATTTATTGATTTGTGAATCAGGTGTTATAACCATCTATAGTACTATAAGTCCTTTCTGAAACCTGCCTGTTCTTCTGTTATAATCTGCCTAGCCCTAGTATCTGCCCAGTCAGTCTATTTGGAAGGTATCTTGTATATAGTTTACTCCCTATGTCAATAAAGCTTAAAGATACAAatacagtcttaaagttgccaagtttgaaaagcaaCTGTAGGCATATCTGGTACAACAAAGTATTCATTTTTATACAATATGTTGGAACTATAGCTCAACATGAAAACTTAGTCACCAATGAAAATACTGTGGTCACGACTAATAatgttaaccataaccataatCATTATGGTTATCAACTATTACCATAACCTGCATGTTTTTTTCATTAATTGTTAAAATTATACTCCCCCACATAAATTATGAATGTATCACTTACTGGCTAACATCTTGAGCAAATTTTCCTCTTCCTTTGAGCACTTGTTGATGGAGTTCATCCAATATTATTAATCCTAGAGGGAAAAAGGAAACAAGAGGCAGTTTGTAAGAACAGTTGAATCCTACCAAAAATTTTGTAAATTAAGACTGTAATTGTATAAACCAATTTTTCCCAGGTCtattcgcacatatgtgctagttgtttccaactctagagggtgttgctcatctccgtttcaaagccaaagagccagcggtgtctgaagacatctccatggtcatgtggacagtATCTCTGATTAATTCCATTAACTAAAATGAGACTCATTTCTTAACAGGCATGTGTATGTTATCCCATAGACACTTACCAAGATATAAGTTCTACTGAACATAGTTGTATTTGTttctaaataaatgtatataagattgcaatgcaattttttaaaaaaaagagctttaGAATCATAATGTTATGTCATGATGCTACTGAAGCTGGTACAGTTAAAATTCTCAACATTTTAGGGAGAAAAATGAGAGCTTATCTCTTAATCCTGCAAACAAAGACCTATCCACTCTGTGGATCTTTAAAAGAGCTGCTGGACTGCACAGTGTACTCATCTTGATTTAGCAGAAAGTGTGAAACAGGCTACAGATATGTGTAAAATGTTTAAGGATATTTTCTCAAATTAAGTGTCTCTAAAGCAAAAATTAATTACTTGGTTTTATACTTGGTTGTACATACTTAAATTACTGGAATTAACTTCTTAGCTACAATATATAACACTGAATTGTAAATATTTCTGGAAGATAGCATTTGTATATCCAGAAAGTTTGAAGGATATGATAATCACAAAagtatattacaggtagtcctaaagttacaaccacaattgtgtccaaaatttatgttgctaaatgagctaAATGAGTTTGTCctcattttaaaacttttcttgccacagttgttaaatagtttagtttgttaaattagtaacatggttgttaaatgaatctggcttccctgttgactttgctcagattgtaaaagatgatcacataaccctggggcattgcaaccatcataaatatgaaccagttgccaagcatctgaatgttgatcatgtgaccatggggaagctgcaatggttgtaagtgtgaaaaagtcctaaataactttttccaaagctgttgtgactttgaacagtcactaaattaactgttataAATTGAAGACTCCATCTATTACAGAAATGGGCAATGAAAGTGGGTTTAGGAATTGTAATTTAGAAACTCAAGTTTCCAAGGCTTGAATGTGAAATTATTGGAACAGAAGTAACATCACCACACCGGGTGGGGAAAAATGAACTTTCATTTGAATTTTAAGgggggagagaatgagaatatGTGGATCTACCACTCACTTAACAttgcagaaaaacaaaaaaggccTAAACATTAATGGGTAGGAATGGAAGCAAAAGGCCTCCTACATGTAGAACACTTTACTAGTGAAATTCATCAGCAGAAATTTAGGGCCTGCATTGAATTACTGAATATAGTTACCTCCATTTCTGTGCTTGAGAGCCAAGCAGACCTCAATAATCTGGACACCCAGCTCATAGTAGAAATCTCCGACACCCAACATCTCTGACCAAAATCCTTTACcagctgcaaaagaaaaaaaaggaaagaaagatgcaTGTTATTTTAGCGGGGGAAAAAAGAACTATGCATTTTCGCAGAGGGACATTCCTCTCCTCACAATTTCCCTTAAAGGGAAATTATGACTGCCTCTCTTTATGCTTTAGAAACTTTTTGCTATCTAATGCTGATCCATTTCCCCTCTTATCCATCTCAtcaatttcttcttttattttcatttcctacTGAAACAAGCCAGAACAGTTTACTTTCTGCCAATGACGACACGGAATTCTATGTACATGAATAGAAGGTGATGAAGGATGGAAtaaaacagtatttctcaacttcacCAACTTTAGATGattggacttcagcttccagaattccccatcccagagttgaagtccacagatttcAACGTTACTGAGGTtgataaacatttaaataaacaatagGTTATTCATTCTGCCATCCATCTTGTTTAGCTGCATCCATACTTTGTCAGTCTCCTTGGTAGGAAGTTATTTTACTATATCATCCTGCATTTCCACTCCTTTAAGGACTTGAAACCTTACCATGACAATTTAGGGAGAAAAACTCTGAAGACTAGTGATACTTGTGGACTGATTTACTAGGCTATTCTAGAGATTTCCCATTTGCTAAAAAAAGCTTTACAACTATCTCTTTATTCTAATTTTTGTTGGCTATAAATAACACTCAGCACAGACCATTTTTATATCTAAAGTACAAAGAAGACCAGATATTGCTTAATGCTCAATACCTGCAGCTAACTGAGAAATGCTAGGCATAGTTAACCTCAACTGAAGAGCTATGATTCCCCCATTAAAGTTTTCCACTCCTTCCCCATTGCTTACAGGCTAGTGGATCAACACCAATTGTTGCACACATGTTTTGGAACTGGACTCTGAACTCAGGATTTTTACGGATTTCTTGTTTGTGTTTACTAGCAAACTCTTCTAGGTTACTTTTAAAAGTCTCCAGCTGCTTAGACATCTGtaaatgtatttgaaaaagacAATAGAGCAACAAAATTAGCTGGTTTGAAATACTACAACATTCTTTTAAATAACTTTCCACACATAATATATTGCACAATATTGTGAATTCTCCAATTCAAATGTCAATGTTCAAAACATTGGTTTAATTCATCTAACCCAAGCAACAATCTACTGAGAATGACCAAAATTTATAGGAAGTTTGCAAGTGTTTAAATATTATTATCACACATTTTTACATAGAACTTTTCTAGCCTTTTCTCTAAGCTGCTGATATTCTTGATCATTTCAATACCTATGTAATTGTGTTCCATGAATTATAAGCACATTTTGTATAGAAGTTTAGAGTTACAGCCTGGGATCAGAGCTACATATATCCTTCCAATTTCAAAAACAAATATAGGCATGTTCTTATCTCACCTGGGCTAATTGATCTTCAGCCAAAACTGTCCCACGTTCCTTATATTTGGCCTAAGAAAAGAAATcatcaatttttattattattgataaaATTAATCATATTATGATTGTGCTATTCATATAGATTCTTAGTGACCACTTAATTTTCTCCATGAAATATTTTGATACTGAAGGCTTAATTTTTTGTTATCAGATGAGAATATTCTTTTCcataaacattttatataaggCTTTGTTAACTATGTTTGCACAACATACTAAACCATAACCATGGTTAAGAAACAGAGCAGCTATGTTCATGTGATATGCTAAGCTAGGACAAGCAAACCTCATTCTGATGTCTGGAGAAGGAATTATTCACAAGAGGCAACTAGAGTCTATAAGATCAGTACTATAATTTCTCGTCTCATCACATTCATTTGAAGAACAAATTAATAATTGTTCCTTTAATAACCATACTGGACAGGCCAATTCCTTACGAAAGAAGTGATCTTGAGGGTAACTGGGAGCCAAGCCATATCAAACTCTTAAAAGTCACATTAAAAACAACATGAATTGCACTGGGAATATTGGAAACTAATGCAGGGTCCATAAAACAGTTGTAAAACATCTACAGTAGCTTTAACTCACAACCAGGTCACTGCATTTTGCCCCAACAGCAGTTTCCAAGTGGTTTTCAAAAATAGCCCTATATAAAATGTATAATCCACCTTCACCAGGGCCATTGGCTCCAGCCAATGTATGAGATTCAATTGTAGCATCTAGCCaaccttggctgatctcaaaaaccTAAATAAGAATAGACTTGGTTAGAACATAGATGGGAAACCTCAAGGAAATGTCAAAGCTATAGGTTACCTTGAAGAGTTGCAAACATCCTGGAAGAAAATTAAGGCATCAGGAATTGACCTCTACTCAAGATAGTCTTTATTCTGGCAAATATAGCCAAATAATACATTGTTTTAGGATGTACCACAAAATATCGATAATGGTTAGAAAACAGATGAATGGTTAGAACAAGTTGTCACTTCAGCGCCTCTTTCCTTTCTGCAAGGCAAAGCTAAGTATGGAATTGCCTGCCCCCTCGTGCTGGCAGAAAAGGCCTACTGTGGACCCCATCAACCAAGGACTTGTGGCTGGTGGGATACAGCTAAAGAGCCTTTTCTGACACAACTCCTGGCTCTTTGAAACATCTTCCTGCAGGAGATGAGGTCTGTCCCTGGAGATAGCTACTGTAATAACAGAAAAGTCATCATCACCTTCTGCTCTTAACCCGTGGTTCTctagttttgttttaattatttgtaattttaatgtttttatacctGTAATAGTTTCTACATCCATATTTTTAATGTTGATAGACACTCAGTCACCTCAAACCATGAGGTGAGCagcataaagataaaggttcctctcacacatatgtgctagttgttcctgactctaaagCAAagagtctccgtggtcatatggccggcatgactatgcacagaaggctgttaccttcccatcataggtggtccctatttttctacttgcatttttacatgctttcaaactgctaggttggcagaagctggggcaagtaacatggcactagggattagaactgccgacctttttgatcaacaagctcagccactgagccaccgcatcccctgtGAACAGTATATACATTGATAAATAAATTCGATATCAGTCCTTCCTAAAAGTATGGAGAATTAATAGAAGAAATTAGGATGTAAACATTTTCAGAGATAAAGTTTATAAAGAATGCAGAGTGGACTAACTTTCAGGAGCTGATTTAGTACAAGAAatgaataaggggaaaaaaataagaaattccaCGAGTTAATTTCTAGCACAATCATTACTGAAGAGGACTAATACCTCTGGGCGTGTGCAAAGTATATTCCCCACCATCAGTCTAATCCCTTTGCAACCCCGACCCAGGCCTCCTCGCCACTTGGATACGCGACATCCGAGAGGCGGAAAGGCCCAAGCAGAAAACTCCCAGCACTTTTGGCTAGGAAGAGGAAATCCTTTTCTTCTGGAAAGGctaagagaggaaagagggactTCACTCCTCGGAAGGGAAGGACCTCACCTCTGCCAATTTCTTTTTGGCGATGGCGCCGGCCCCCACGCCCCGGCGGTGCATCTCTTGCCCGGGggtggggaagggagaaggaggaaaacaGCCTTCGGATCCGAGCTGCTTGCAGAGGAAGGCAAGGCGACTGGCCGTATAACTAACCCCGTTCGTCTCCACTGCGTCATCAGCATGCGACAAGTAGGAAGTGCGCCTGGGTTGTTAATTTCCTTCTATCGCTCTGACAAAGAAGGGAGCCGTTTGActcgagggtggggggggggtccacTTTATTGGTCTGATACTGAAATCCTAAAAAGGGGAACGGAGGCTAAAAGAGAGAAATCTTCGCACAGCCCTTGCTACATCTTTAACCGACTTCCTCCCAACCTTTTGCTGCCtcgagcaggggtctccaaccttggcaactgtaagacttatggacttcaactcccagagttcctcaggtagcaaagctggctgaggaactctgggagttgaagtccacaagttttacagttgccaaggttggagacccctgctagaGGCATTGGACTGCAGCTCCCATGATGCACAACCTTCCGTATCGCAGCCCCGGTGAACGTCAGCCGAAGAAGAGCGTTCAGAACGATAATAAAAGGCACGATTTCGGATCAATCAGTTGAAAACCCGAAAGTAGCCACGATAATAGTGTAATGAATGCTCAGGTGTCAAATTTACACACCTTGCTGGCGAAGGAAAGAGATTTTTCTCTCCCAAGTTCAGTCATTTTTCTAAGTTCCTGGGGGCTTTATATTCAAAAAGTAAGCAACTTCAACAAGAAATGGGTTGCAGCGGTAGCCTTTGAGAATTTTGTGAAAGTGTTTTGCTAACGTGAGAGATTAAAATATGATTGGTTAATTCACTGTATTAtgtgaatcagtggtgaaattccatttttttattatcagttatgtgggcgtggcttggtgggcgtggcatgggaaggatactgcaaaatccccattcccaccgcactctggggtcagccagatgTAGTATTTattgattctctgaactactcaaattttccgctgctggttttccagaacctgtcagaacctgctgaatttcacccccccctcccaatgtGAATCCACCTAATGTGGCTGGTTTATGATTCTGTATTTTGTGAACTCCAGCAGTTggaataatttaataaaatatggtCCAGCTAATAGTTTAGCACATTGTGGAAGACACAACTATGGTGACACTGATGAGGCTTCTTGAACTAGAGTTGAACTAGAGCTGTAGAGTTCTCCAGATGTTTTTAGGATCTTGCAATCCAAACCTCTCAGCGTTGGGAATTTTGGGAGTCATGAACCAACACATTTGAAGAGTGCCAatctggggaaggatactgttgaACATACCTTACAACAAAGTTTATAAGACTGTATAATCCCCTTGTACTTAATTATTCCTTGACAACAGCACTTTCCTGCCTTGATTCTCTTTTTAGCTATGTccaataaattctattttttcccTTGTGTAAACTATCCCACATCTtcaataaacatacatacatacatacatacatacatacatacatacatacatacatacataatctgtacaagtagttcttgatttagaaccatttggtgactgttcaaaattacaatggcactaaaaaaagcgacttatgactagTATTCACACACAACCGTTGCAATATCCCATAGTCATAAGATCAaattttgagtgcttggcaactggcatatatatataacatttgcACTGCCCTGGAGCCATTTGATCACCATTTTAATTttctcagctggcttctgacaagtagagagaatgggggaagccagatttgttttacaattgcatgatttacttaacaactggagcaaaaaaatttgtaaaatggggtaCAACTTACTTAACTGCTTTGCTTGCCAATGGAAATGTTAGGCTCTATTGTGGTTGAAAATCAAAGACTATCTGTGATACGTTGTCTCTCCTTATATATAAGGTGATTCACTATCACTGTCCTATTGAGAATGTACTTTCAAAGTGTGCTTTGAATGCTCCAGACTGTTGGGAGCATGCTTCATTTCTTCTAGTGACAGGCCAGCCCCCATTTGCCCTCTGTATGCCTTTTGTGTTCCTTTTATATTCCTCATCCTATCCTTGACACCAGATTCTCTTCAAGCTTCCAAGGAGACAAGGAGAACAGGAAACAAAAGCTGAGCTCTGCAACTTTAGTTGAAGAAGAAGAGGTTGTACTAATCTGGTTTCACACAATACATATCCTGAAATGCATTCCATTTATTTGGAGTTGCAGAAGCTCAACTTTTCCTCATTGCAGCATTCAGAGAATTAGAGATTTTTGTTGCTTATTTTCACATTTCTCTGCAATTCTTAGTTTTGAAGATACGGTATTTCTCTCccaaattgtttttatttattgggaTAATTGAAGAATCTGACTCTTAATTGTATATAACCTCAGATCACTTGTCCAAATCTAAAGCTATGTTTGAGATGAAAGTTAAAAGCCTCAGATCATTGAATTACTTAGAAATAGAATGTGAACCTTTTTCGGGGTTTTATCCACAGCCTTTAATAGCTCACCAATTAACAAATAACAACCTTTTCCAACCAGATGCTCTTTTCTTTTGTTAGACTACAAGCTCCACGAGCATTCTGATTGGGAACAATGACAATTATTGATGGCCAGTATTGTGGTCTTTAACAGAAGTCTCATATCCCCATTTCTATTCTTATTGAATAACAAGCTAAATCATTTATTGGCTTGAGAATAAATCATTTATTGTCAGTGTCAGCATTGACAAACTCATTAATAAAGGGTACAAAGTagttcaaattgaaaaaggaaaaGTAGATCCAGCTTCTTCCTCTAGGAATCTATGGAATTCTGAAAAATTATAAATGAAGATGGTGAAAAATCTAGTTTGGTAATAGCCTGACGATTTGCGAAAAAAAGGCAGTGTATGATCAGTACAAACATTTTTATCCATATCTTACAAACCCcaaacaaatttttcactgaatAATTTCAATATATTGGTTAAATGAAGTTGTTGCAAATAATTACAGTAAACTGTATATCTCCCCCCTTTTGAAGCAATAATTGTATGATTACCAACTAGCAACAGTGAATAATATCTGAGAGAAGTTCTCTCACATACATTTTGACTGTGGACCTCTCACTAGACAGGATACTGTTTTTGTGTTTCAATGAAAGACCCATGAAAGACCATGTGTTTTTATGTACAGTTGATACGTTCCTGGTCTTCAGAACAAGGAAGATGTGAATAAAAGAGTGATTTACTCACACTAGCTTACAGAGGTCAGCAAAAATCAGCCACACCAGAAATTCTTGCCTCTGGATGTTCTTCCATTCATCTGAATCCATTAGAAAGGAAGGTCTACAAGAAAAAGACTATGGAATCTCAGATCAAGACCAAGACAAGCAAACAAAAGAAAGAGTTATTAATTTTCTGGATAAAGCTGAGAAGACACCCCTTCCCCAAATTTATACTTGCTTAGGCAACAAAAATATTAGGTCAGTATCTAGGATTGTGGAGCATCTTTCAGTATGCAGAGCCCATTAGGGCATttcataataatttttttatttgacaGCTATTTTTATCCACAGCATTTAGAAGAGGTTGATATCAACTTGTAATTAGTTACAATCATCTAATTTAATGTGTACTACAGAACAAAAACCAATTCAAGAGCCTAAATTAAAAACTGTTATACTCCCTTTGTATGTATCAAAGGTGGAGTTTATGCCTAGTTAAATTGTCCCTGTAAATATACAAAATGTGAGTTGTATTCTTcacttttatgacattttgtttttagtctttcctgccttttttattttgcttgacTAAACTGTTGTTCAAAAAATGAAAGTATATTGGAAAGATATCAAACTGGAACCAAGCTCATTCTTCATGGAGGCTGTTCTGAATTTTcttaaaaaatcaagaggaatcTTATAGCATCTTCTCTGAATACTGTGATAATGCATTTTATCAAGACATGTTTTTACGAGCTGCACCTTATTCCATCAGATGCTGCGGAATTTGTAGCAGCTTTGCTTGCCATAGAGGAGGAAGATACTCCAGAAGAGTGTCTTCTGGAGAAATAAATGCCATTTGAATGTCCCCAAAGGCATTAAAggcacattctttctctctctgtacatTAGCTGTTTGAAATCTCATGGTGGAATGGGAGAAGCCAGAGAAATTTTAATCTGAAATTAATATCTCCCATTGGTCTCAAATAAATTTGGAATTCCCTGAAAAgttagaaaatagaagaaaaagtaaaactaacttaaaaatatgaaatattctaCAAAAGCTGAGTGAAACAACAAAAGCTTGAGAGGTACTTTTTTAAAGGAGTTTCTTTGTGATCACAGCCATTGTAGTTTGTAGACCATGGTTTTCAAAGACATTGTAGTGAAGTGGGTAAAATGCATTATTGCAGCCATAGATTTCCCACAATCAATGTTTATCTTTCCTAATGTTTGATTGGGGTTTACAATTGTAATCCAAAATAATTGGAGGTTACATCGTTGGTTAAGACTGGTTTTGCTTTTAATCTGGAATGCAAACACTTCTCttgtgataaaaataaaataaaatcttcagtGGTTATCTTTACTCACCTCTGCTTTCCTATGATTTGCAAAAGCCATCCAACATAGTCCTTTGCTTCCTGAGTCTCTCCAGCTTCGTTGCCTTGATTTCTTTCATCTGGCATTGTGATATCAGCTTGTCTCTTGGATGGTTCAAGTTTGTTTCTAGGGTGCAGAGAGTTACCAGAGGTTTAACTTGGGAAA harbors:
- the SNF8 gene encoding vacuolar-sorting protein SNF8, with the protein product MHRRGVGAGAIAKKKLAEAKYKERGTVLAEDQLAQMSKQLETFKSNLEEFASKHKQEIRKNPEFRVQFQNMCATIGVDPLASGKGFWSEMLGVGDFYYELGVQIIEVCLALKHRNGGLIILDELHQQVLKGRGKFAQDVSQDDLIRAIKKLKVLGNGFGILPVGGTYLIQSVPAELNMDHTVVIQLAEKKGYVTISEIKSSLKWEMERAKQVLDHLLKEGMAWLDTQAPGEPQYWLPALFTELYSQEITPEEAKEALP
- the GIP gene encoding gastric inhibitory polypeptide encodes the protein MAAFKIVSLLLISLSFVLMEENGTRENLRNSTFLQRRYSEGTLASDYSRTLDNMLKKNFVEWLLNHRENKNENKLEPSKRQADITMPDERNQGNEAGETQEAKDYVGWLLQIIGKQRPSFLMDSDEWKNIQRQEFLVWLIFADLCKLV